One genomic segment of Arachis duranensis cultivar V14167 chromosome 4, aradu.V14167.gnm2.J7QH, whole genome shotgun sequence includes these proteins:
- the LOC107483318 gene encoding LOW QUALITY PROTEIN: probable protein phosphatase 2C 13 (The sequence of the model RefSeq protein was modified relative to this genomic sequence to represent the inferred CDS: inserted 1 base in 1 codon) codes for MAVSCSELIEDTVLETHVTTFTPTVCSGSCADIGPRGSMDDEHIQIDDLAAHLGFVFKYPIRSAFYAVFDGHXGPNAAAFIKRNAIRLFFEDTNMMQSYDTDALSLKWLEDSHRKAFLGADLALAGERSVSHTYGTTALTALILGRHLLVANAGDCRAVLCRRGVTVEMSHDHRPSYLPERRRVEELGGFIYDGYLNGDLSVTHALGDWKLKYPFGTALPRIVPDIQVFTLTEKDEFLIIGCDGIWDVMSSQEAVSFVRRQLRRHDDPQQCAKELVKEALHLNTTDNLTVIGICLSPVEKIVESLPPHRRRFRACFLSEEARLRSLLEGK; via the exons ATG GCTGTGAGTTGCTCTGAGTTGATTGAAGATACCGTTTTAGAGACTCATGTTACCACATTTACTCCAACGGTTTGTTCTGGAAGCTGTGCTGATATTGGACCAAGGGGATCCATGGATGATGAGCACATCCAAATAGATGATCTAGCTGCCCACCTTGGATTTGTGTTCAAATACCCTATACGGAGTGCATTTTATGCAGTTTTTGATGGGC GAGGGCCTAATGCAGCTGCTTTCATTAAGAGGAATgcaattagattattttttgaAGACACCAATATGATGCAATCATATGATACAGATGCACTTTCCCTAAAATGGTTGGAGGATTCTCATAGGAAAGCATTCTTAGGGGCAGACCTTGCCTTGGCTGGTGAACGGAGTGTTAGTCATACTTATGGGACAACAGCATTGACTGCCCTTATACTTGGAAGGCATTTACTGGTTGCCAATGCTGGTGATTGTCGAGCAGTTCTTTGTAGGCGAGGAGTAACAGTTGAGATGTCTCATGATCACAGACCGAGTTATTTACCAGAACGGAGGAGAGTGGAAGAGTTAGGTGGTTTCATCTATGATGGGTATCTCAATGGTGATCTTTCTGTcacccatgcccttggtgattGGAAGTTGAAGTATCCATTTGGGACTGCGTTGCCTCGTATTGTTCCAGATATTCAAGTATTTACATTGACAGAGAAGGACGAGTTCTTGATTATTGGGTGCGACGGCATTTGGGATGTAATGTCAAGCCAGGAAGCAGTTAGTTTCGTGCGTCgacaattgagaaggcatgatgATCCACAACAATGTGCCAAAGAACTAGTTAAGGAAGCATTGCACCTCAATACAACAGATAATCTTACTGTGATTGGTATATGCTTATCCCCGGTGGAAAAGattgttgaatctctcccacCGCATAGGCGAAGATTCAGAGCTTGCTTCCTATCTGAAGAGGCCAGATTGAGGAGCTTACTTGAAGGAAAATAA